TTTGCTAAATATCTGGCTCTAAAATTGAATATTCCCATTGTACACACATATCACACTATCTATGAGGATTATACCCATTACATCCTGCGAAGTAAGCGTCTCAGTAAGAGTATCGTGCTCTTTGGCTCCAATCGGGCCATCAATGCTACAGACTATGTAATTGCTCCCACCAATAAGGCTCGGGACCTGCTGCTCTCCTACGGCATCAATAATCCCATCTTTACCGTTCCTACCGGTATCGATCTAAACAAATATAAACCTCGGATTTCAGAAGAGCGGCGCCAAGAGCTGCTGGCGGCCTGTGGCATCAGCCCAGACAAGACCGTGCTGGTCAGCATCGGGCGGCTGGCTCTGGAAAAGAACGTGGATGAGCTGCTGGATAACATGAAAATATTAATTCAGTCTCATCCAGAGATGGTCCTGCTGATTGTCGGGGGCGGTCCTTACGAAGACGCGCTGCGGGAACTGGTTGTCCACATGAATTTGGAGGACCATGTGATATTCACTGGTATGGTCTCCCCTCAGGTGGTACCGGAATATTTCCAGCTGGGCAAACTGTTCGTCTGCGCCTCTCAGAGCGAAGCTCAAGGCCTTACTTATATTGAAGCCCTGGCCAGCGGGATTCCCCTGCTATGCAAATACGACCCTTGCTTGGAAAATGTCCTTACTGAGGGCAAAAATGGCTTCTACTTTGACAACTCTCAGGAATTCATCCACAAGTTGCTGCTGACCCTGGAAGACCCGCGACGGTATCGAATGCTGTGCCATAATGCGGAACGAGTAGCTGAAAGTTACTCTAAAGAAGCCTTTGGCCGACGCGTTCTCAAAGTTTACGAAACGGCAATCCGCATGTTTCCCGGCCACCATTTGCTGCCCATCCGCCTGATTCCTGCCCTACGGCGTCACGCATAAAAGGCATACAAGGGACATTTCCTTGAATGATTGACAGCGAAGTCCCTTTCTAAAGTTAAACAACAGGCACCATTCAGATGGATATGCTGTTCATAGACAGCAGCCTTCACCTGTCTGGTGCCTGTTTTCTTCGCTGGGCTAGTTTACAGCTAACACCCTAAAATCTCCAATACGTCTTCTGCCTTCTGAATCACATAATCTGGCTTAAAGATGCCTTCTTGCTCTTTGTCGTAGATAGCAACTGCCCAATCTACCAGCACAGAGGTCACACCTGCATTGTTGGCGCAGCCGATATCGAACTTGCTGTCTCCCACCATCAATGCTTCCTCGGGTTTAGCGCTTAGCTTTTTCAAGGCGATTTGAGCTGGCTCTGGGTCTGGTTTATGTCTGGTACAGTCCTCTACGGTGACGATAGCATCCAGGATCTGATCCAAGCCATATTTCTGCAAGCCTTCCATGGTGGTGGGCTTCAGGCGAGAAGTAACTACTGCCGTCTTATAACCTTTTTGGTGCAGGTCCTTTATCAGTTCCAGCATCCCCGGAAAAGGCGAGATGGCATCAGCAAATCGGCCTGTCTGATAATTGCGGTAGATGTCAATCGCGTCTTCCAAAGGGAAATCGGGGAAAAAGTCCACCATGCTTTTAGCCAAGGTCTCTCCAAAGGTCCGGTGGATGACCTGCGGATCAGCCTCCTGTCCAGTGATAGCCTTAAAGGTATGCTGCCAAGACCCTAAAATCAGGTCGTTGGTATTCATAACCGTCCCGTCAAAATCGAATAATATCGTGTTGATTTGTTTCGTATCTTTCTTTATGTTCTCGTTCATATCCTTCTCCCTAACTTCATATCTCTGTTATCTTATCACAATTTACCCAGGGATACAAGCAAGGCCACATCCGAAGTATGCCAGCTGCCTGTCCAGCGTCTTCCTGTAATATACAACAAAGCGACATGGCCTTTATGGTCATGTCGCTTGCTATAGGAATATTTTTTATCCGTTACTCGTCCGCCGCTCCGGCAGCCAACTGGCTCCGGTTTAGAGCCATTTCTTCCCCGGTAACGGCTCCACTGCTGCTATCTGATTTAGTGGCTTGGGCTGCTTCCGCTGCGGCTACCTCTGCTGCCCGCCTTGCTAATTCCGTATTCTTCTGAATCGCTGTGATGCTCCCCTCGTCTACCAAATCGTTCAGCTCATCTTCCGTATAAGAAGATAATACGGGTGTCGTCGTCGTTTCATCCGCTTCATCTGTTTCTCCGGCCGCACTGGTGCTTAGGTCCGAAGCTGCCGTCTGAATCGTTTCAACTTGACTTGCGTTCTTCTGTAGGGATTGAGCCATTCCCTCTTCACTGATTTCAATGGTATCGTACTGAGGAGGTCTGGTCTTTACCTCAGCGGTATCAGAAATCTGCTGCTGGGATTCGGTGATAGCGGCAACGTCTCCTGATGCTCCCGCTTCTTTTGTTTCCGCACTTCTTACACTATTTTCCCGGCTGTAGGCCAGCTCTCGTTCCTGCCTGGCATAGTCTGTTATGCTGCTTCCCAAGGATTCAATCATATTATCCCTTCTTTCTCTTCACTTTCGTAAACTGCAACAGGTCCTTTTCCTCAGTATATCCCACCTAGGGAGAAATTGGTAGTACCTACACCTATTTCACATACAAATTTCACCAAAAGCACAAACTGCAAGGAGCAACACGTTTGCTGCCGATCTTTTATGTGAAAAACAACAAATTAAAAACAGCTCTGGCTCTACCATCACAGGCAAAGCCAAAGCTGTCTTCTACTTCTTCTTATATTTTCATGGTCAAGGATATCTTTTGCCGCTGGTGATCCACGCCGAGAATCCGCACCTTCACCGTGTCTCCTACAGAAACTGCATCCATGGGATGCTTGATAAATTTATTGCTGATCTCTGAGATGTGCACCAGACCGTCATTTTTCACGCCGATATCTACAAAGGCTCCGAAATCCACCACATTGCGGACGGTGCCCATAAGCTCCATGCCCGCTTTCAAATCCTCAAAGCTTCTAACATCATTGCGGAATACTACCGCCGGTGCGTCCTCACGAGGGTCCCTGGCTGGCTTCTTGATTTCGTCCACGATGTCCTTCAAGGTAAGAACGCCAATGCCGGCTTCCTCCGCCAATTTTTCCAGGCTTTTGCTCAGCCCCTTCTTCGGATCTTCCTTCTTCGTTTCCTTCAGCACCGCCAGAGCGGCTAAGCCTTTTGTTCCTGGCTCCACCTTTGCCGCCTTTTTCACCGTGGGATAGACTTGACAAATTTTCTCTTCAATGTCTTGAACGCCCCCCTGTCGAATCTGCTCCCCTTCAATACCCAGCTTAGCCAACACCAAGTTGGCAGCTTCATAAGATTCCGGGTGAACGGAAGTAGAATCCAGGGGATTCTTGCCTTCGGTTATGCGCATGAACCCGGCACACTGCTTATAGGTTTTTTCCCCCAGCTTAGCGACTTTCAACAATTCTCTTCTGCTGGAGAACTGGCCGATTTCTTCTCGATACGCCACAATGTTCTTGGCGATGGAACCGTTGATGCCAGCAATATAGGAAAGCAAGGAAGGGGAAGCGGTATTCAAATCCACACCTACCCGGTTCACACAGTCCTCTACCACGTTGGTCAAAGCTCCGTCCAGCAGGTTCTGATCAATATCATGCTGGTACTGACCTACGCCGATGCTCTTAGGGGAAATCTTCACCAACTCTGCCAGCGGGTCCTGAAGCCGTCTGCCCAGAGACATCGCCCCTCTGGTCGTCACGTCCAAATCCGGATATTCCTCTGTCGCCAGCTTGGAAGCCGAGTAGACCGATGCCCCCGCCTCATTGACGATGGTGTATTGAATGTCATAGTCGTTCTTGTTGAGGAATTCTGCCACCACTTCTTCCGTCTCTCTGGAAGCGGTGCCGTTGCCGATGACAATGGTGTTAATCTGATGCTTGTCAATCAGTTTCTTTAAGACGGCTTCTGTACCCTTCACGTCCTTTCGCGGCTCTGTGGGATAGACTGTAGTATAGGCTAGCAGCTTGCCGGTTTCGTTTAATACCGCCACCTTGCAGCCTGTCCGATAACCTGGGTCGATACTGATGATCCGAGTGCCCTTTACCGGGGGCACCATCAACAGCTTTTCCGTATTTTTAGCGAAGACCTTAACCGCATCGAGCTCTGCCCGTTCCGTCAACAGGTTGCGCATTTCCCTCTCCATAGAAGGAGCCATCAGCCGCTTGTACGCGTCTATAATAGTTTCCCGCAACTTCTCCGTAAAAATCGACCGCTCGTTGGTGATGACTTCTTTTTCCAGCAGCTGCTGGAGCTCTTCGATTGGAGCAACAACCTTTACCTTGAGTTTCTTTTCCTTTTCACCCCGATTAATAGCCAGCACCCGGTGGTTAGGAATTTTAGCAAGGCTTTCCTGGTGCCCATAGTACATATCATAGACGGTTTTTTCTTCTGAATCCACCGCCTCTGTTGCCATGAGGCCGGACTTCTGGGTCTTTTCCCGAACCATAGCCGTCAGTTCCGGATGGTCTGCTACCATTTCTGCAATGATATCCAGGGCTCCCTGAATGGCCTGTTCCGCCGTTTCCACGCCCTTCTCTTCATCGATATAAGGAGCGGCTAAATCCGCCATCGCTCCCTCTTCCAGCTTCTGTTCATAGAAAATCAGCGCGAGGGGCTCCAGTCCCTTCTCTCTGGCCTTAGAAGCCCTGGTAGCCTTTTTTTGCTTGTACGGCTTATACAGGTCTTCTACCCGCTGCAAGACTTCCGCTTTTTCAATCGCGGCCTGCAAGTCCTCCGTCAGTTTGCCCTGTTCCTGAATGAGACGGAGAACTTCTTCCTTTCTGCCTTCCAGGTTTCTCAGATAAGTAAGTCGCTCGTCCATGTCCCGCAGCGTTACATCGGAAAGATCTCCCGTAACTTCTTTTCGGTAGCGGGCAATAAACGGAATGGTATTGCCTTCATCAATGAGCTGAACGGTATTTTCCACCTGAGATAGCTTGACAGAAAATTCCTGCGCTAATTTTTCAATTATGTTCATTTCTTTTCCCTTAATTTCCTTTTCTTACGGTTTGAGCTTTAATTTCTCATTGATAAAATAATCAATTTCTCCGTCCATGACTGCCTGCACATTGCCTACCTCTGCACCCGTCCGATGGTCCTTTACCATGGTGTAAGGTTGAAACACATAGGATCGAATCTGACTGCCCCAAGTATTCTGGGAAAAGTCCCCCTTCAGTTCCCGCAGGTTATCCTTGTGCTCTTGCTCCGCCAGCTCCGTCAGTTTCGCCTTAAGCAGTTTCATCGCCATATCCTTGTTCTGATGCTGACTGCGTTCATTCTGGCAAGTAACGACGATGTTGGTAGGCAAGTGGGTGATGCGAATAGCAGAATCCGTCTTGTTTACGTGCTGACCGCCGGCCCCGCTGGAGCGATAGGTATCAATCCGCAAATCCTCCGGATCAATGTCCACATGAATATCCTCATCCAGCTCAGGCATAACCTCCAATAGGGCAAAAGAAGTCTGCCTCTTCCCCTGGGAGTTAAAAGGGGAAATCCGCACCAGTCGGTGAACACCCCGCTCATTTTTCAAATATCCGTAGGCGTTTTCTCCCTCTACGATAACCGTAGCACTTTTAATACCTGCCTCCGTGTCATCTTGCAAGTCGATAACCTTCGTCTTGTAACCCTTTTTTTCTGACCAGCGTGTATACATTCGCAGAAGCATCTCTGCCCAATCCATGGCATCGACACCGCCTGTGCCTGCGTGAATGGTAAAGATGGCACTGCTGCGGTCATATTCCCCGGTTAAGAGGGTATTTAGCCGCATGCTTTCCAGCGTTGATTTATATTGCTCATAGGCTTCGCGAATTTCCGCTGCAATCTGGGCATTTTCTTCGCCGGTAGAATGGGCTTCGCTTTCCTCGGCCATTTCAATGAGAACCTGAATATCTT
The genomic region above belongs to Aminipila butyrica and contains:
- a CDS encoding glycosyltransferase family 4 protein; protein product: MKILITTDWYKPVINGVVTSVINLKSELEKAGHEVRVLTLSPDGRQHFQDDIYYLKSFRVKIYPQARATYNFHSKYLPEILQWQPDIIHSQCEWVSFYFAKYLALKLNIPIVHTYHTIYEDYTHYILRSKRLSKSIVLFGSNRAINATDYVIAPTNKARDLLLSYGINNPIFTVPTGIDLNKYKPRISEERRQELLAACGISPDKTVLVSIGRLALEKNVDELLDNMKILIQSHPEMVLLIVGGGPYEDALRELVVHMNLEDHVIFTGMVSPQVVPEYFQLGKLFVCASQSEAQGLTYIEALASGIPLLCKYDPCLENVLTEGKNGFYFDNSQEFIHKLLLTLEDPRRYRMLCHNAERVAESYSKEAFGRRVLKVYETAIRMFPGHHLLPIRLIPALRRHA
- a CDS encoding Tex family protein; protein product: MNIIEKLAQEFSVKLSQVENTVQLIDEGNTIPFIARYRKEVTGDLSDVTLRDMDERLTYLRNLEGRKEEVLRLIQEQGKLTEDLQAAIEKAEVLQRVEDLYKPYKQKKATRASKAREKGLEPLALIFYEQKLEEGAMADLAAPYIDEEKGVETAEQAIQGALDIIAEMVADHPELTAMVREKTQKSGLMATEAVDSEEKTVYDMYYGHQESLAKIPNHRVLAINRGEKEKKLKVKVVAPIEELQQLLEKEVITNERSIFTEKLRETIIDAYKRLMAPSMEREMRNLLTERAELDAVKVFAKNTEKLLMVPPVKGTRIISIDPGYRTGCKVAVLNETGKLLAYTTVYPTEPRKDVKGTEAVLKKLIDKHQINTIVIGNGTASRETEEVVAEFLNKNDYDIQYTIVNEAGASVYSASKLATEEYPDLDVTTRGAMSLGRRLQDPLAELVKISPKSIGVGQYQHDIDQNLLDGALTNVVEDCVNRVGVDLNTASPSLLSYIAGINGSIAKNIVAYREEIGQFSSRRELLKVAKLGEKTYKQCAGFMRITEGKNPLDSTSVHPESYEAANLVLAKLGIEGEQIRQGGVQDIEEKICQVYPTVKKAAKVEPGTKGLAALAVLKETKKEDPKKGLSKSLEKLAEEAGIGVLTLKDIVDEIKKPARDPREDAPAVVFRNDVRSFEDLKAGMELMGTVRNVVDFGAFVDIGVKNDGLVHISEISNKFIKHPMDAVSVGDTVKVRILGVDHQRQKISLTMKI
- a CDS encoding HAD-IA family hydrolase, translating into MNENIKKDTKQINTILFDFDGTVMNTNDLILGSWQHTFKAITGQEADPQVIHRTFGETLAKSMVDFFPDFPLEDAIDIYRNYQTGRFADAISPFPGMLELIKDLHQKGYKTAVVTSRLKPTTMEGLQKYGLDQILDAIVTVEDCTRHKPDPEPAQIALKKLSAKPEEALMVGDSKFDIGCANNAGVTSVLVDWAVAIYDKEQEGIFKPDYVIQKAEDVLEILGC
- the prfB gene encoding peptide chain release factor 2 (programmed frameshift) is translated as MVELDQIKYELPESKANLMEVGDSLDLAGLKSRLEEIDIKTQVEGFWEDREAAQKLLKEKKSLENKINGYEGLEQDLEDIQVLIEMAEESEAHSTGEENAQIAAEIREAYEQYKSTLESMRLNTLLTGEYDRSSAIFTIHAGTGGVDAMDWAEMLLRMYTRWSEKKGYKTKVIDLQDDTEAGIKSATVIVEGENAYGYLKNERGVHRLVRISPFNSQGKRQTSFALLEVMPELDEDIHVDIDPEDLRIDTYRSSGAGGQHVNKTDSAIRITHLPTNIVVTCQNERSQHQNKDMAMKLLKAKLTELAEQEHKDNLRELKGDFSQNTWGSQIRSYVFQPYTMVKDHRTGAEVGNVQAVMDGEIDYFINEKLKLKP